From a single Leptidea sinapis chromosome 19, ilLepSina1.1, whole genome shotgun sequence genomic region:
- the LOC126969925 gene encoding mannose-1-phosphate guanyltransferase alpha-B yields the protein MLKAVILIGGPQKGTRFRPLSLDTPKPLFPIAGLPLIQHHIAACANLEECKEILIIGSYSASTMGQFITDMQKEYTMIIRYLQEFTPLGTGGGLYHFRDQVRAGNPVAFFLLNGDVCADFPLRELWKFHEERPNALVTMMGTEATRQQAIFYGCMVREASTKAVTHYVEKPNSYVSTLINCGVYVCSLQVFSVMADAFQRKQDEFYSGNGQVSPGYISWEQDVLSPLAGSNKLFAMQSTNWWSQVKTAGSAIYANRHYLELHRNKYSKSPCTIIPDVYIHPTAVVDSTAVIGPNVSIGAGVTVGGGVRIKESIVLNNATLHDHSLVMYAVVGQEATVGEWSRIEGTPSDPDPNKPFAKMDNQPLFNSDGRLNPSITILGAGVVVPGETILLNSIVLPHKHLNRNYKHEIIL from the exons ATGTTGAAAGCTGTAATACTTATTGGTGGGCCACAAAAAG GCACTCGCTTTCGACCACTATCATTAGATACTCCGAAACCACTGTTTCCAATAGCTGGCTTACCTTTAATACAGCATCATATCGCCGCGTGTGCGAACTTAGAAGAATGCAAAGAGATATTAATCATAGGATCTTATTCAGCATCAACAATGGGACAGTTTATCACTGATATGCAGAAAGAGTATACAATGATCATAAG GTATCTGCAAGAGTTTACACCTCTTGGCACGGGAGGTGGTCTATATCACTTCAGAGATCAGGTTCGTGCCGGAAATCCAGTTGCATTCTTCCTTTTAAATGGAGATGTATGTGCTGATTTTCCACTTCGGGAACTGTGGAAGTTTCATGAAGAAAGACCAAATGCATTG gtaacaaTGATGGGAACAGAAGCAACACGGCAGCAAGCAATCTTCTACGGTTGCATGGTGCGAGAGGCTTCTACTAAAGCAGTGACACATTATGTGGAGAAACCAAACAGCTATGTCTCGACTTTGATTAACTGTGGAGTGTATGTGTGTTCGCTGCAAGTGTTCTCAGTAATGGCCGATGCATTTCAGAGGAAGCAAGATGAATTTTATAG tgGAAACGGCCAAGTCAGCCCCGGTTATATCTCATGGGAACAAGATGTGCTTTCACCATTGGCTGGATCTAACAAACTGTTTGCAATGCAG AGCACAAATTGGTGGTCTCAAGTGAAGACGGCTGGTTCGGCGATCTACGCCAACCGGCACTACCTTGAGTTGCATCGAAACAAGTACAGCAAATCTCCATGTACGATCATACCAGACGTGTACATACACCCGACAGCTGTAGTTGATAGTACTGCTGTG ATAGGTCCGAACGTGTCTATCGGCGCCGGGGTTACGGTGGGGGGCGGAGTGCGGATCAAGGAGTCGATAGTTCTGAACAACGCCACCTTACACGACCACTCGCTCGTCATGTATGCAGTTG TGGGTCAAGAAGCAACAGTGGGTGAGTGGTCTCGTATAGAAGGAACGCCATCGGACCCAGATCCGAATAAACCGTTCGCTAAGATGGACAACCAGCCGCTATTCAACAGTGACGGGAGACTTAACCCATCTATTACCATATTGG GTGCAGGAGTTGTGGTACCCGGTGAAACGATTCTTCTGAACTCGATAGTGTTGCCGCATAAGCATCTAAATAGAAACTACAAACATGAGATCATCTTATAG